The proteins below are encoded in one region of Pacificitalea manganoxidans:
- a CDS encoding GNAT family N-acetyltransferase, which yields MLDPQPTIVADRITLRPLRKSDKGLMQHYAGDERVARYTQTVPHPLPPGTVEGVIDRALAPDRTEDVWAMDGSATELGELVGIIKLKRMEPVRGVQSEISYWVAPAMWNTGLASEAVRALLDANPHQADTIFAAVFQDSLPSARVLTNAGFEYIGDAEAWSVARNAKVPTWTYLKKL from the coding sequence ATGCTGGACCCCCAGCCTACCATCGTGGCCGACCGGATCACGCTGCGCCCCCTGCGGAAGTCCGACAAGGGCCTGATGCAGCATTACGCGGGCGACGAACGTGTGGCGCGCTACACGCAGACCGTGCCGCATCCGTTGCCGCCGGGCACCGTGGAAGGTGTCATTGATCGCGCACTGGCCCCTGACCGGACCGAAGATGTCTGGGCCATGGATGGCAGCGCGACCGAACTGGGTGAACTGGTCGGGATTATCAAGCTGAAGCGGATGGAGCCGGTGCGCGGCGTGCAGTCCGAAATCAGCTATTGGGTGGCTCCGGCGATGTGGAACACCGGCCTCGCGTCAGAGGCCGTGCGGGCCCTGCTAGACGCCAATCCCCATCAGGCCGACACGATTTTTGCAGCCGTGTTTCAGGATAGCCTTCCGTCGGCGCGGGTGCTGACCAATGCAGGGTTCGAATATATCGGCGATGCGGAAGCGTGGTCCGTGGCCCGCAATGCAAAGGTGCCGACCTGGACCTATCTCAAGAAGCTTTGA
- a CDS encoding ABC transporter ATP-binding protein translates to MNTRPDFSKHANHAATAPAYFSVWDLHAYYGESYIVQGVNFNVHEGEILALLGRNGAGKTSTLRAIARMDSPQVNHGEIWLDHQPLHTMRAHQAAMAGIGLVPEDRCIIPGLTVEENLQLAQIAPPVGWSIQRLYELFPRLGERRKQEGVTLSGGEQQMLAIARALARDIKVLLLDEPYEGLAPVIVDEIEKTLIHIKELGITTVIVEQNAIRALELADRAVILDTGQIVFDGLASEVLDDAALRAEYLAI, encoded by the coding sequence ATGAACACCCGACCCGACTTCTCGAAGCATGCAAACCACGCGGCCACGGCCCCGGCCTATTTCTCGGTCTGGGATCTGCATGCCTATTACGGCGAAAGCTACATCGTGCAGGGCGTCAACTTTAACGTCCATGAAGGCGAAATCCTCGCGCTGCTGGGCCGCAACGGAGCGGGCAAGACCTCCACCCTGCGGGCGATCGCGCGGATGGACAGCCCGCAGGTGAACCACGGCGAAATCTGGCTCGATCATCAGCCGCTGCACACTATGCGTGCGCATCAGGCGGCGATGGCGGGGATCGGGCTGGTCCCCGAAGACCGCTGCATCATCCCCGGCCTGACCGTCGAGGAAAACCTGCAACTGGCGCAGATCGCGCCGCCTGTGGGCTGGTCGATCCAGCGGCTCTATGAGCTGTTCCCGCGTCTGGGCGAACGGCGCAAACAGGAGGGCGTGACCCTGTCGGGCGGCGAGCAGCAGATGCTTGCCATTGCCCGCGCGCTGGCCCGCGACATCAAGGTGCTGCTGCTGGACGAACCCTACGAAGGTCTGGCCCCGGTGATCGTGGACGAGATCGAGAAAACCCTGATCCACATCAAAGAACTGGGCATCACCACGGTGATCGTGGAACAAAACGCCATTCGCGCACTGGAACTTGCCGATCGCGCGGTGATCCTCGACACCGGACAGATCGTGTTCGACGGGCTGGCGAGCGAGGTGCTCGACGATGCCGCCCTGCGCGCCGAATATCTGGCGATCTAG
- a CDS encoding 50S ribosomal protein L21 produces the protein MFAVLKTGGKQYKVASGDILRVEKLAASAGETVQFNDILMVGGTIGAPFVEGAGVQAEVIDQIKGEKLIHFVKRRRKHGSQRTKGHRQQLTLLRVTDILESGAADSGVKAAIGSGSVSGAAVEAAAPAPKAAKKPAAKAEKAAPKAAAGGDDLKKLSGVGPALEKKLHEAGVTSFAQIAAWSDADAEEFGEKLNFKGRIEREGWIDQAKELANG, from the coding sequence ATGTTCGCAGTGCTCAAGACCGGCGGCAAACAGTATAAGGTGGCCTCCGGTGACATCCTACGCGTCGAGAAGCTTGCCGCTTCCGCCGGTGAGACCGTCCAGTTCAACGATATTCTGATGGTCGGCGGCACCATCGGCGCCCCCTTCGTCGAAGGTGCGGGCGTTCAGGCCGAGGTCATCGACCAGATCAAGGGTGAGAAGCTCATCCACTTCGTGAAGCGTCGTCGTAAGCACGGCTCGCAGCGCACCAAAGGCCACCGCCAGCAGCTGACCCTGCTGCGTGTGACCGACATTCTGGAATCCGGCGCGGCTGACAGCGGCGTGAAGGCCGCCATCGGCTCTGGCTCCGTGTCCGGTGCCGCCGTCGAAGCCGCAGCGCCCGCTCCGAAGGCTGCCAAGAAGCCCGCCGCTAAAGCCGAGAAGGCCGCGCCCAAGGCTGCTGCCGGTGGCGACGACCTGAAGAAGCTGTCGGGTGTTGGTCCCGCGCTTGAGAAGAAACTGCACGAAGCCGGCGTGACCAGCTTCGCCCAGATCGCCGCTTGGAGCGACGCAGACGCCGAAGAATTCGGCGAGAAGCTGAACTTCAAAGGTCGTATCGAGCGTGAAGGCTGGATCGATCAGGCCAAAGAACTGGCCAACGGCTAA
- a CDS encoding SUF system Fe-S cluster assembly protein: MTADSTPLEGAPLIRPSSTEHPLYDNIVEACRTVYDPEIPVNIYDLGLVYTIDISDQNEVGILMTLTAPGCPVAGEMPGWLAEAIEPLDGVKQVDVDITWDPPWGMEMMSDEARLELGFM; the protein is encoded by the coding sequence ATGACCGCAGACAGCACCCCGCTCGAAGGAGCGCCGCTCATCCGTCCGTCTTCGACAGAGCACCCGCTTTACGACAATATCGTCGAGGCCTGCCGCACCGTGTATGACCCGGAAATCCCGGTGAATATTTACGATCTGGGGCTGGTCTATACGATCGACATTTCCGACCAGAACGAAGTTGGCATCCTGATGACCCTGACCGCGCCGGGATGTCCGGTAGCGGGTGAGATGCCTGGCTGGTTGGCCGAGGCGATCGAGCCGCTGGACGGCGTGAAGCAGGTCGATGTGGACATCACGTGGGATCCGCCCTGGGGCATGGAAATGATGTCCGACGAAGCCCGGCTAGAGCTCGGCTTCATGTGA
- the rpmA gene encoding 50S ribosomal protein L27, translating into MAHKKAGGSSRNGRDSAGRRLGIKKFGGEAVIPGNIIARQRGTKWWPGQGVGMGKDHTIFAVADGAVTFHKGLKGRTFISVLPAAEAAE; encoded by the coding sequence ATGGCACACAAAAAAGCAGGCGGTTCCTCCCGTAACGGTCGCGACTCTGCGGGTCGCCGCCTCGGCATCAAGAAATTCGGTGGCGAAGCCGTCATCCCCGGCAACATCATTGCCCGTCAGCGCGGCACCAAGTGGTGGCCGGGTCAGGGCGTCGGCATGGGCAAGGATCACACGATCTTTGCAGTCGCCGATGGTGCCGTGACCTTCCACAAAGGTCTCAAGGGCCGCACCTTTATTTCGGTCCTGCCCGCAGCGGAGGCTGCCGAGTAA
- the acs gene encoding acetate--CoA ligase, translating into MLDTEKSSHPAPDSFVAKAHVDAARYEQMYQASVDDPDAFWAKEGKRLDWIEPFTKVKNANFTLGEVSIKWFEDGVLNVAANCIDRHLATRADQTAIIWEPDEPTDPALHITYRELHENVCRFANVLLSQGVMRGDRVVIYMPMIPEAAYAMLACARIGAIHSIVFAGFSPDALANRINDCGAKLVVTADTAPRGGKRTALKSNTDAALLHCSDKVRCLVVKHTGDQISWIDGRDVDVKAMMKTVAPDCPPRPMGAEDPLFILYTSGSTGKPKGVVHSSGGYLAYAAMTHQLTFDYHDGDVFWCSADVGWVTGHSYIVYGPLANGATTLMFEGVPTYPDAGRFWEVCAKHGVNQFYTAPTAIRALMGQGSEWVEKHDLSSLRLLGTVGEPINPEAWEWYNETVGKGRCPIVDTWWQTETGGHMITPLPGAIPTKPGSATKPFFGVQPVLLEPNTGEVIDDTAAEGVLAIADSWPGQMRTVWGDHARFEETYFQQYPGYYFSGDGCRRDADGYYWITGRVDDVLNVSGHRMGTAEVESALVAHKAVAEAAVVGYPHDVKGQGIYAYVTLMNNETPSDELRKDLETWVRTEIGPIAKPDLIQWAPGLPKTRSGKIMRRILRKIAENDYGALGDTSTLADPSVVDDLIENRMNKG; encoded by the coding sequence ATGCTCGACACCGAGAAATCGTCTCATCCCGCTCCCGACAGTTTCGTCGCCAAGGCGCATGTGGATGCCGCCCGCTACGAGCAGATGTATCAGGCATCCGTCGACGACCCGGATGCGTTCTGGGCCAAAGAGGGCAAGCGTCTCGACTGGATCGAACCCTTTACCAAGGTGAAGAACGCGAATTTCACGCTGGGTGAGGTGTCGATCAAATGGTTCGAGGACGGCGTTCTGAACGTCGCCGCCAATTGCATCGACCGCCATCTGGCCACCCGCGCCGACCAGACCGCGATCATCTGGGAGCCGGACGAGCCCACCGACCCGGCGCTGCACATCACCTATCGCGAATTACACGAAAACGTCTGCCGGTTCGCCAATGTGCTGCTGAGCCAAGGCGTCATGCGCGGCGACCGGGTGGTGATCTACATGCCCATGATCCCGGAGGCCGCCTATGCGATGCTGGCCTGCGCGCGGATCGGCGCCATTCATTCGATCGTCTTCGCCGGCTTCTCGCCGGATGCGCTGGCCAACCGGATCAACGATTGCGGCGCGAAGCTTGTCGTCACCGCCGATACCGCGCCGCGGGGCGGTAAGCGCACGGCGCTGAAGTCCAACACCGATGCCGCGCTGCTGCACTGCTCCGACAAGGTGCGCTGTCTGGTGGTCAAGCATACCGGCGATCAGATCAGCTGGATCGACGGGCGCGATGTCGATGTGAAGGCGATGATGAAAACCGTCGCCCCCGATTGCCCGCCGCGCCCGATGGGGGCCGAGGATCCGCTGTTCATCCTCTACACCTCGGGCTCCACCGGCAAACCGAAGGGCGTGGTGCATAGCTCTGGCGGCTATCTCGCTTACGCGGCGATGACCCATCAGCTGACCTTCGATTACCATGATGGCGACGTGTTCTGGTGTTCGGCGGATGTGGGCTGGGTCACGGGCCACAGCTACATCGTCTACGGGCCGCTGGCGAATGGCGCGACGACGCTCATGTTCGAGGGCGTGCCGACCTATCCCGATGCCGGACGCTTCTGGGAGGTCTGCGCCAAGCATGGCGTCAACCAGTTCTACACCGCCCCCACCGCGATCCGCGCACTGATGGGGCAAGGCAGCGAATGGGTTGAAAAGCACGATCTGTCGAGCCTGCGCCTGCTGGGCACCGTGGGCGAGCCCATCAACCCCGAAGCCTGGGAGTGGTATAACGAGACGGTCGGCAAGGGCCGCTGTCCCATTGTGGACACATGGTGGCAGACCGAAACCGGCGGGCATATGATTACCCCCCTGCCCGGCGCGATCCCGACGAAGCCCGGCTCCGCGACCAAGCCGTTCTTCGGCGTGCAGCCGGTGCTTCTGGAACCCAACACCGGGGAAGTCATCGACGACACCGCCGCCGAAGGTGTTCTGGCCATCGCCGATAGCTGGCCCGGTCAAATGCGCACCGTCTGGGGCGATCACGCGCGGTTCGAGGAAACCTATTTCCAGCAATATCCCGGCTATTACTTCTCCGGCGATGGCTGTCGCCGCGATGCGGATGGCTATTACTGGATCACGGGCCGGGTCGATGACGTGCTAAACGTGTCGGGTCACCGCATGGGCACGGCCGAGGTCGAAAGCGCGCTCGTCGCTCATAAGGCGGTGGCCGAAGCCGCCGTCGTTGGCTACCCGCATGACGTGAAGGGTCAGGGCATCTATGCCTATGTCACGCTCATGAATAACGAGACGCCCTCGGATGAGCTGCGCAAGGATCTGGAAACGTGGGTTCGCACGGAAATCGGCCCCATCGCGAAACCTGATCTGATCCAGTGGGCCCCCGGACTGCCGAAAACCCGCTCGGGCAAGATCATGCGCCGCATCCTGCGCAAGATCGCCGAAAACGACTACGGCGCGCTTGGCGACACCTCCACCCTCGCCGATCCGTCGGTTGTCGATGATCTGATCGAGAACCGCATGAACAAGGGCTGA
- a CDS encoding alpha/beta fold hydrolase — protein MQTHTARVEDITMRWEETGSGDPVILIHGIPTCPALWRDVAPLIRNRRVLAWEMPGYGASIPEGRDRDISVGTQADYLVAWMRAQGIHRAILAGHDLGGGVAQIAAVRHPEMVSGLFLTNAICYDSWPVPLVSAVAATGSITQHAPDGALRQLLKMMFSKGHETEAAADAALAAHMPHYEAHDGAEAFVRQTQSLNVEDTKAISDRLSTLNIPARVAWGAADEFQKIEYGERLARDLNAPLRRIEGGLHFTPEDHPQIIAEEINALAETVAGA, from the coding sequence ATGCAAACCCATACCGCGCGCGTCGAAGATATCACCATGCGTTGGGAAGAGACGGGCTCCGGCGACCCCGTTATTCTGATCCACGGCATCCCCACTTGCCCCGCCCTGTGGCGCGACGTCGCCCCGCTGATCCGGAACCGGCGCGTGCTGGCGTGGGAAATGCCCGGCTACGGCGCCTCTATCCCCGAAGGACGGGACCGGGATATCTCGGTCGGAACGCAGGCTGATTATCTTGTCGCGTGGATGCGCGCTCAGGGTATCCACCGTGCGATCCTTGCCGGGCATGACCTTGGCGGGGGCGTGGCGCAGATCGCCGCCGTGCGCCATCCTGAAATGGTCAGCGGCCTCTTTCTGACCAACGCCATCTGCTACGACTCGTGGCCCGTGCCGCTGGTCAGCGCTGTCGCCGCGACGGGCTCGATCACCCAGCACGCCCCCGACGGGGCCCTGCGCCAGTTGCTGAAGATGATGTTCTCCAAGGGTCACGAGACCGAGGCCGCTGCCGACGCGGCGCTGGCCGCGCATATGCCCCATTATGAGGCGCATGACGGGGCCGAGGCATTTGTGCGCCAAACCCAATCTCTGAACGTCGAGGATACGAAGGCGATCTCGGACCGCCTGTCCACGTTGAACATCCCGGCCCGCGTGGCTTGGGGGGCCGCCGATGAATTCCAGAAGATCGAGTATGGCGAGCGGCTGGCGCGTGACCTGAACGCGCCGCTGCGCCGGATCGAAGGCGGACTGCATTTCACGCCCGAAGATCACCCTCAGATTATCGCGGAGGAAATCAACGCATTGGCGGAAACGGTCGCCGGGGCGTGA
- the proB gene encoding glutamate 5-kinase, translated as MASARLVVIKIGSALLVDRAGGGLREDWLTALAEDVAMLKARGTGVILVSSGSIALGRGVLGLGYGALALEQSQAAAAVGQIQLARAYEQVLGPHGITTAQVLLTLEDSADRRRYLNTRATLAQLLSLGVVPIVNENDTIATDEIRFGDNDRLAAQVAVTVGADRLVLLSDVDGFYSGNPKDDPTATRYDVIDRITPEIEAMAGDAGSGLSKGGMKTKLMAARTATAGGCALAITEGSALRPLSALEQGANCTWFTAGEDPQIARKRWIGAMKPRGTVVLDAGAVDALSRGKSLLPAGVRAVSGSFGRGDPVRIEGPDGAGLGVGLTRYTAAEARAIKGHRSDEIETLLGYPGRAALIHRDDMVL; from the coding sequence TTGGCAAGCGCGCGGCTCGTGGTGATCAAAATCGGCTCGGCGCTTCTGGTGGACCGGGCTGGGGGGGGGCTGCGCGAGGACTGGCTAACGGCCCTGGCAGAAGATGTCGCCATGCTGAAGGCACGGGGCACGGGCGTGATCCTCGTCTCATCAGGCTCCATCGCGCTGGGGCGCGGGGTTCTGGGTTTGGGCTACGGCGCGCTTGCACTGGAGCAAAGCCAGGCCGCCGCGGCGGTCGGTCAGATCCAGTTGGCCCGCGCCTATGAGCAGGTGTTGGGCCCCCATGGCATTACCACGGCGCAGGTGCTTCTGACGCTAGAGGACAGCGCCGACCGCCGCCGTTACCTGAACACCCGGGCGACCTTGGCACAGCTGCTCAGCCTCGGCGTGGTGCCGATCGTCAACGAAAACGACACCATTGCCACGGATGAGATCCGGTTCGGGGATAACGACCGGCTGGCTGCGCAGGTGGCTGTGACGGTGGGCGCGGATCGGCTGGTTTTGTTGTCGGATGTGGACGGGTTCTATTCCGGCAACCCCAAGGACGACCCCACCGCGACGCGTTATGATGTGATCGACCGGATCACGCCGGAGATCGAAGCGATGGCGGGTGATGCCGGCTCTGGCCTGTCCAAAGGCGGGATGAAGACGAAGCTGATGGCCGCGCGCACCGCCACCGCAGGGGGATGCGCCCTCGCCATCACCGAAGGTTCGGCACTGCGTCCGCTCAGCGCGTTGGAGCAGGGCGCGAATTGCACATGGTTCACCGCCGGAGAAGATCCGCAGATCGCACGGAAACGCTGGATCGGCGCGATGAAGCCGCGGGGCACCGTGGTGCTGGACGCCGGTGCTGTCGATGCCTTGAGCCGCGGAAAATCCCTGCTGCCCGCTGGGGTGCGCGCGGTGAGCGGCAGCTTCGGTCGCGGCGATCCGGTGCGGATCGAAGGCCCTGACGGTGCGGGGCTTGGCGTAGGGCTGACCCGCTATACCGCGGCAGAGGCCCGCGCGATCAAGGGGCACCGCAGTGATGAGATCGAAACGCTGCTCGGCTATCCCGGACGCGCGGCGCTGATCCACCGCGATGACATGGTGCTGTAA
- the obgE gene encoding GTPase ObgE: MKFLDLAKVYIRSGGGGGGCISFRREKFIEYGGPDGGDGGDGGDVVAEAVDGLNTLIDFRYQQHFFAKNGQPGQGSQRTGRDGPDVVLRVPVGTEILDEDEETVIADLTEVGQRVVLARGGNGGFGNLHFKTSTNQAPRRANPGQPGVERTLWLRLKLIADAGLLGLPNAGKSTFLAATSNARPKIADYPFTTLHPNLGVVGVDNAEFVIADIPGLIEGAHEGRGLGDMFLGHVERCAVLLHLVDGTSETVAEDYRTIIGELEAYGGELADKPRVTALNKIDALSDEEREERVAELTEALGHAPMLMSGVSREGVTDVLRAVRAQISEDRLRRKRAEDGEEEDAPWRP; encoded by the coding sequence ATGAAATTTCTCGATCTGGCCAAGGTCTATATCCGTTCCGGCGGCGGCGGCGGGGGCTGCATCTCGTTCCGGCGGGAGAAGTTCATCGAATACGGCGGTCCCGATGGGGGTGATGGCGGCGATGGCGGCGATGTGGTGGCTGAGGCCGTGGACGGTCTCAACACGCTGATCGACTTTCGCTATCAGCAGCATTTCTTTGCCAAGAACGGCCAGCCCGGTCAGGGGTCCCAGCGCACCGGGCGCGATGGGCCCGATGTGGTGCTGCGCGTTCCCGTCGGCACCGAGATCCTCGACGAAGACGAAGAGACCGTCATCGCGGACCTGACCGAAGTGGGCCAGCGGGTCGTTCTGGCGCGCGGCGGCAATGGCGGCTTCGGCAACCTGCATTTCAAGACCTCTACCAACCAAGCCCCACGCCGCGCCAATCCGGGCCAGCCGGGGGTCGAACGCACTCTGTGGCTGCGGCTGAAGCTGATCGCCGATGCCGGTCTGCTGGGTCTGCCCAATGCGGGCAAATCGACATTTCTCGCCGCCACGTCCAATGCGCGGCCCAAGATCGCGGACTATCCCTTTACTACGCTGCACCCCAATCTGGGCGTCGTGGGCGTGGACAATGCTGAATTTGTCATCGCCGATATTCCGGGTCTGATTGAAGGCGCGCATGAAGGCCGGGGGCTGGGCGATATGTTCCTTGGCCATGTGGAGCGCTGTGCTGTGCTGCTGCATCTGGTCGATGGCACGTCCGAGACGGTGGCCGAGGATTATCGCACCATTATCGGGGAGTTGGAGGCCTATGGCGGCGAATTGGCCGACAAACCGCGTGTCACAGCCCTCAACAAGATCGACGCCCTGTCCGACGAAGAGCGCGAGGAGCGGGTCGCGGAGCTGACCGAAGCGCTCGGCCATGCGCCCATGCTGATGTCAGGTGTCTCGCGCGAGGGTGTGACGGACGTGCTGCGCGCGGTGCGTGCGCAGATCTCCGAAGACCGTCTGCGTCGCAAGCGGGCCGAGGATGGCGAGGAGGAGGACGCACCGTGGCGTCCCTGA
- a CDS encoding HesB/IscA family protein, producing MFGIPGKQAVTMTPRAAAQISRLMLKDGHEGLRIGVKKGGCAGMEYTMDYAAEIDPHDEVVEQDGARVMIAPMAQMFLFGTEIDYETSLLESGFKFNNPNVTEACGCGESIKFADM from the coding sequence ATGTTCGGTATCCCCGGCAAACAAGCCGTCACCATGACCCCCCGCGCTGCGGCGCAGATTTCCCGCCTGATGCTGAAGGACGGCCATGAAGGGCTGCGGATCGGCGTTAAGAAGGGCGGCTGTGCTGGCATGGAATACACCATGGACTACGCCGCCGAAATCGACCCCCATGACGAGGTGGTCGAACAGGATGGCGCGCGGGTGATGATTGCCCCCATGGCGCAGATGTTCCTGTTCGGCACTGAGATCGATTATGAGACCTCGCTGCTGGAATCGGGCTTCAAGTTCAACAATCCCAACGTGACCGAAGCCTGCGGCTGCGGCGAGTCGATCAAATTCGCTGATATGTGA
- a CDS encoding PRC-barrel domain-containing protein, which yields MFAMKTALLSGAAAIALTSGAFAQDANTTDPLITDGTGASVGGDAAVSAGTELDATVAPGDDAEIVTDTEAETDADVDVAAPGADSGVDADADAETDMAADPMMDDATGAEADAETDTAVDSEADVDATGDMAASGEAETDADVGGVIGTDTASSAFDFEQAYSGAAGMQIAELIGADVIDAEGKSVGEIDGFARLNNDIVAVVGIGGFLGLGEDDIALSLDQMNYAAEEGQFKLSGYTEADLEGMPEYDAAAATELESEATLEESWNGL from the coding sequence ATGTTTGCTATGAAAACAGCCCTTCTTTCCGGCGCCGCCGCTATCGCCCTTACCTCGGGCGCGTTCGCGCAGGATGCCAACACCACCGATCCCCTCATCACCGATGGCACGGGTGCCTCCGTGGGCGGCGATGCCGCCGTCAGCGCGGGCACTGAACTGGACGCCACAGTGGCGCCCGGCGATGACGCCGAGATTGTCACCGATACCGAAGCTGAAACCGACGCGGATGTCGATGTCGCGGCCCCCGGCGCCGATAGCGGCGTTGACGCCGACGCTGACGCGGAAACCGACATGGCCGCTGATCCGATGATGGATGACGCGACCGGCGCCGAAGCGGATGCCGAAACCGACACGGCGGTCGACAGCGAAGCCGATGTTGACGCCACCGGCGACATGGCCGCAAGCGGCGAAGCCGAAACGGACGCTGATGTGGGCGGCGTGATTGGCACCGATACCGCATCCAGTGCGTTCGACTTCGAGCAGGCCTATTCCGGCGCCGCAGGCATGCAGATTGCAGAGCTGATCGGTGCCGACGTGATTGATGCCGAAGGCAAGTCTGTCGGTGAAATCGACGGCTTTGCCCGTCTGAACAACGACATCGTCGCCGTGGTCGGCATCGGTGGGTTCCTTGGTCTGGGCGAAGACGACATCGCCCTGTCGCTCGATCAGATGAACTACGCCGCCGAAGAAGGCCAGTTCAAGCTGAGCGGCTACACCGAGGCCGATCTGGAAGGCATGCCTGAATACGATGCCGCCGCCGCGACGGAACTCGAAAGCGAAGCGACGCTGGAAGAAAGCTGGAACGGGCTATAA
- a CDS encoding ABC transporter ATP-binding protein, with amino-acid sequence MGILEVKGVNKRFGGLQALGDVNLSVAEQSVHAIIGPNGAGKSTLLNCLVGKLIPDTGSVMFDGQSVLGRSPHQINQMGISRVFQTPEIFGDLTVFENVLIPCFARRDGAFELNAIRSVRSQRDMAEKAEQILMDVNMVDKRHMHAASLSRGDKRRLEMAMCLVQEPRLLLLDEPTAGMARADTNNTIDLLREIKESRDITMAIIEHDMHVVFSLADRITVLAQGTPLVEDTPENIKGHPKVQEAYLGTTQHATAAH; translated from the coding sequence ATGGGCATCCTCGAAGTCAAAGGCGTCAACAAGCGCTTCGGCGGGTTGCAGGCACTGGGAGACGTGAACCTGAGCGTCGCCGAACAGTCCGTGCATGCGATCATCGGCCCCAACGGCGCGGGTAAATCCACCCTGCTCAACTGTCTGGTGGGCAAGCTGATCCCCGATACCGGCTCGGTCATGTTCGACGGGCAGTCGGTTCTGGGACGCAGCCCGCATCAGATCAATCAGATGGGCATTAGCCGCGTGTTCCAGACGCCCGAGATCTTTGGCGATCTGACGGTGTTCGAAAACGTGCTGATCCCCTGCTTTGCCCGCCGCGACGGGGCGTTCGAACTGAACGCAATCCGTTCGGTGCGCAGCCAGCGGGACATGGCGGAGAAGGCCGAGCAGATCCTGATGGACGTCAACATGGTCGACAAACGGCACATGCACGCCGCCTCGCTCAGCCGGGGCGACAAGCGGCGGCTGGAAATGGCGATGTGTCTGGTGCAGGAGCCACGTCTGCTGCTGCTGGACGAGCCGACAGCGGGCATGGCGCGCGCCGACACCAACAACACCATCGACCTGCTGCGGGAAATCAAGGAAAGCCGCGACATCACAATGGCGATCATCGAACACGACATGCATGTGGTGTTCAGCCTAGCCGACCGGATCACGGTGCTGGCCCAAGGCACGCCGCTGGTCGAAGACACCCCCGAAAACATCAAGGGCCATCCCAAGGTCCAAGAAGCCTATCTTGGCACCACCCAGCACGCCACGGCCGCGCATTGA